In the Natronogracilivirga saccharolytica genome, one interval contains:
- a CDS encoding BamA/TamA family outer membrane protein, whose translation MKLLIFLLLTAGLFLKADFEGRTVTAAPSESDGQVELRYYNNGEAVRLEESIRDSLLDNVSLDQSDSAGVSESIRQNGYRYYSRFGYFNASIDSVLIHYGSRAAIEVFSRPGCRFEIEEIDYYFTDNESSLLEDFIWFFGAGNYYEQEELEAEILRVVAHLEDLGYPLAELSVTRFQPNRTDCTVELELEIDAGEELYAAGVWTDGLSQHDPDYIETASGIRADDKITPDLFRKGRRNLENTGLFHDVSEGEIMFRDGLPFVHYEVTERRANHFDLLFGYDPGQADAYNVIGRGEVMVRNVGWQGSSLRIMFERLEDMVTRLETGYKKQWIMGMPLGAGASFRFVQQDTSYQIRTVNVEGSYEWAAGRELSVSLSQSATSANTNPDLPLLALDGVTRSAGIGFRYDNTDSRFAPTRGMIFNINVGSGIRRVTDERAEELESRGTMMQQMVNSSLEVFYSPFQRQVAAFKIHGATLESPEYSESELMPLGGSGSIRGYREEQFRVARSVWSDLEYRYLLDPYSHAFLFLAGGAYQRPDIIGRQGSGTSDWLHSGGFGFRYRTPIGMMQFTYAVSGDDPIYNGKIHFSLNTEF comes from the coding sequence ATGAAATTGCTCATTTTTCTGTTACTGACTGCAGGTCTTTTTTTAAAAGCAGACTTTGAAGGCCGGACTGTAACAGCGGCTCCATCTGAAAGTGACGGGCAAGTCGAGCTTCGTTATTATAACAACGGTGAAGCCGTCCGGCTGGAAGAAAGCATCCGGGATTCACTTCTTGATAATGTGTCGTTAGATCAGAGTGACTCAGCCGGAGTTTCGGAGAGCATCAGGCAGAATGGCTATCGCTATTACAGCCGGTTTGGCTATTTCAATGCCAGCATCGACTCAGTTCTGATACATTACGGGAGCAGAGCCGCCATTGAAGTATTCAGCAGGCCGGGTTGCCGATTTGAAATTGAAGAAATCGATTATTATTTCACCGATAACGAATCTTCGCTTCTTGAGGATTTTATCTGGTTTTTCGGAGCCGGTAATTATTATGAACAGGAGGAGCTGGAGGCGGAAATACTGCGTGTAGTAGCGCATCTGGAAGACCTGGGCTATCCGCTTGCGGAGTTATCAGTTACCCGGTTTCAGCCCAACCGCACCGATTGCACGGTTGAACTTGAGCTGGAAATAGATGCAGGAGAAGAGCTTTATGCAGCCGGAGTCTGGACTGACGGACTGTCGCAACACGATCCGGATTACATTGAAACGGCATCAGGAATCAGAGCAGATGACAAGATCACTCCGGATTTGTTCCGCAAGGGCCGGCGCAATCTTGAAAATACAGGGCTTTTTCATGATGTCAGCGAAGGTGAGATCATGTTCCGGGATGGCCTGCCGTTTGTGCATTATGAGGTTACTGAGCGCCGGGCCAACCATTTTGATTTGCTGTTCGGATATGACCCCGGCCAGGCGGATGCCTACAATGTGATCGGAAGGGGAGAAGTCATGGTCCGGAATGTGGGCTGGCAGGGAAGCTCATTGCGCATCATGTTTGAACGTCTGGAAGATATGGTGACCCGTCTGGAGACGGGATATAAAAAGCAATGGATAATGGGAATGCCGCTTGGCGCCGGAGCTTCTTTCAGGTTTGTTCAGCAGGATACCAGCTATCAGATCAGAACCGTGAATGTTGAGGGATCATATGAATGGGCAGCCGGCCGGGAACTGTCAGTCAGCCTCTCACAATCCGCGACATCGGCAAACACGAATCCGGATCTGCCTCTTCTTGCCCTTGACGGCGTGACCCGTTCCGCCGGAATCGGATTCAGATATGATAATACAGACAGCCGTTTTGCTCCAACCCGCGGCATGATCTTCAATATTAACGTTGGCAGCGGAATCAGAAGAGTGACCGACGAGCGTGCGGAAGAGCTTGAAAGCAGGGGAACCATGATGCAGCAAATGGTCAATTCTTCCCTGGAAGTTTTTTACAGTCCGTTTCAGCGGCAGGTTGCTGCTTTCAAAATTCATGGAGCAACACTGGAATCTCCCGAATACTCCGAATCAGAGCTGATGCCTCTGGGCGGTTCCGGAAGCATCCGTGGCTACCGGGAAGAACAGTTTCGTGTTGCCCGGTCTGTATGGAGTGATCTGGAATACCGGTATTTGCTGGATCCCTATTCCCATGCGTTCCTGTTTCTGGCTGGCGGGGCGTATCAGCGTCCGGATATCATAGGACGGCAGGGATCCGGAACCAGTGACTGGCTTCACTCGGGCGGATTTGGATTCCGGTACCGGACACCGATCGGTATGATGCAGTTTACATATGCGGTCTCGGGGGATGATCCCATATACAACGGCAAAATTCATTTCAGCCTGAACACCGAATTTTGA
- a CDS encoding DUF92 domain-containing protein: MTDRLLDYLFGFLLIVLFVVIADSSERIWMVAALGLGTVGVLYTFLNNSLTIDGAGAALVTGVAAMGLWAWTGAGLLLFFFFSSYALAQWLTGSDRKKKTETDQPGMPESDKAEKAPAVATERRTGMQVWANAFWFVFFVFVFFLINEQWAAVAAVAALAAATSDTWSSVAGERLAPQAKMITTFRTVPAGTDGAVSYPGTLAGFAGALAVTVLFLVLSFNLDIRALWVILLSGFSGCIADSYLGAIFQAHNMPGRWFDDSGKGAFSRVIRKCIPDNNGVNFLSSGFAAFLALMLY, translated from the coding sequence GTGACTGACCGGCTGCTTGATTACCTGTTCGGCTTTTTGCTTATCGTACTTTTCGTGGTTATAGCCGACAGCTCAGAGCGCATCTGGATGGTCGCAGCCTTGGGGTTGGGGACTGTTGGTGTTCTGTATACTTTTTTAAATAATTCGCTTACTATTGACGGAGCCGGCGCCGCACTGGTGACGGGTGTTGCTGCAATGGGACTTTGGGCATGGACTGGTGCCGGTTTGCTGCTGTTTTTCTTTTTCAGCAGTTATGCCCTGGCTCAATGGCTGACTGGCAGCGACAGAAAAAAGAAAACAGAAACAGATCAGCCGGGAATGCCGGAATCAGATAAAGCCGAGAAAGCACCCGCAGTCGCAACCGAAAGGCGCACAGGTATGCAGGTATGGGCAAACGCATTCTGGTTTGTGTTTTTCGTATTTGTTTTTTTTCTGATAAATGAGCAGTGGGCCGCAGTTGCTGCTGTTGCTGCTCTGGCAGCGGCTACATCCGATACATGGTCTTCCGTTGCCGGAGAACGGCTGGCACCGCAGGCAAAAATGATCACAACATTCCGGACCGTACCTGCCGGGACCGATGGTGCGGTCAGCTATCCCGGTACACTTGCCGGATTTGCCGGCGCCCTGGCCGTGACCGTTCTGTTTCTGGTTCTCAGTTTCAATCTCGATATAAGGGCATTGTGGGTAATTTTGTTATCCGGGTTTTCAGGTTGTATTGCGGATTCCTATCTTGGAGCAATTTTTCAAGCACATAACATGCCGGGACGGTGGTTTGATGATTCCGGAAAAGGTGCATTTTCGCGCGTTATCAGAAAGTGTATACCGGATAACAACGGAGTCAATTTCCTGTCCTCAGGTTTCGCCGCATTCCTGGCACTTATGCTCTATTAA
- a CDS encoding carbon-nitrogen hydrolase, translating to MAYNIALIQTACSNDTDRNLADSEKYIRQAASGGANVILLQELFAWPYFCREVDNRHFARAEPVPGPLTSRMQKLAGELGVVIVVPLFEKRTAGLYHNTAVVIDADGTFLGKYRKMHIPEDPGFHEKYYFTPGDHGYQVFDTRFGSIGVLICWDQWFPEAARLTALMGADLLVYPTAIATLPEEKGALSQKYLKAWQTIQQSHAIANGCYVASVNRVGVEGNLSFWGRSFVSGPFGEVLAEGGSDEEVVMCSVDPEKLDIHRTTWPFLRDRRIDTYHPIPSRWIGDNPG from the coding sequence ATGGCATATAATATCGCTCTGATTCAAACAGCGTGCAGTAACGATACAGACCGCAATCTGGCTGACTCAGAGAAATACATACGTCAGGCTGCTTCCGGAGGCGCAAATGTCATCCTCCTGCAAGAGCTCTTTGCCTGGCCCTATTTTTGCCGGGAAGTTGACAACCGCCATTTCGCCCGGGCCGAACCGGTGCCGGGTCCGCTTACAAGCAGGATGCAGAAGCTTGCCGGAGAGCTGGGAGTGGTCATTGTGGTACCGCTCTTTGAAAAACGTACTGCCGGACTCTATCACAATACGGCCGTCGTCATAGATGCTGACGGAACATTTCTTGGGAAATACAGGAAAATGCATATTCCCGAAGATCCCGGGTTTCATGAAAAGTACTATTTCACTCCCGGAGATCATGGGTATCAGGTGTTCGATACCCGTTTCGGCAGCATAGGCGTTCTGATTTGCTGGGACCAGTGGTTTCCCGAAGCAGCCCGCCTGACAGCGCTGATGGGTGCGGATCTGCTGGTATATCCCACAGCCATTGCCACGCTTCCGGAAGAAAAAGGAGCCTTGTCACAAAAGTACCTTAAGGCCTGGCAAACGATTCAGCAGAGTCATGCCATTGCAAACGGATGTTATGTTGCATCCGTGAACCGTGTAGGAGTTGAAGGAAACCTGAGCTTCTGGGGCAGATCATTTGTGAGCGGGCCTTTTGGCGAAGTCCTTGCTGAAGGAGGTAGCGATGAGGAGGTTGTCATGTGCTCCGTTGATCCTGAAAAGCTGGATATACACCGCACTACATGGCCATTTTTACGTGACCGCCGTATCGATACGTACCATCCGATACCCTCACGCTGGATCGGTGATAACCCGGGCTGA
- a CDS encoding dicarboxylate/amino acid:cation symporter, protein MSKLPWYKTLHWQILSGLIAGLIFGIIATLTGLQQFTVDFIEPFGTIFIRMLQLVAIPLVIASLIVGITNLNDLTKLSRMGGKTIGIYMVTTVFAITIGLTVVNIFEPGKVLPEETRDGLFASYQENIEGQEEAATELLDRSPLQFIVDIVPANFFEAASDNTNMLQIVFVALIIGIGLMRIPEDKSKILVDFFDSLNDVIIKIVEMIMKIAPFGVFALIASVIVDLGGEDLRRTAELLQALLMYGLVVVAGLILHVLIVYTTLFKMFSNMSLLNFLKGIRPAQLLGFSTSSSLATLPLTMERVEKKLGVHEEVASFVLPVGATINMDGTSLYQAVAAVFIAQAVGIDLTVSQQLIIVITATLASIGTAGVPGAGIIMLVIVLQAVEVPVEGIALILGVDRILDMIRTAVNITGDAAVSVAVASTEGRLGEGHFDD, encoded by the coding sequence ATGTCCAAATTGCCCTGGTATAAAACCCTGCACTGGCAGATTTTGTCCGGACTCATAGCCGGACTCATATTCGGAATTATTGCTACGCTTACCGGCCTGCAACAGTTTACTGTAGATTTCATCGAGCCGTTTGGCACCATATTCATCCGGATGCTGCAGCTTGTGGCCATTCCGCTGGTGATTGCCTCCCTCATTGTCGGCATCACCAACCTGAACGACCTCACCAAGTTATCCCGCATGGGAGGAAAAACCATCGGGATTTATATGGTTACTACTGTTTTTGCCATCACGATCGGCCTTACGGTTGTCAATATATTTGAACCCGGCAAGGTCCTTCCCGAGGAGACGCGTGACGGACTGTTTGCCAGCTATCAGGAGAATATTGAAGGGCAGGAAGAGGCCGCCACCGAATTGCTGGACCGCAGTCCGCTTCAGTTCATCGTGGATATCGTGCCGGCAAACTTCTTTGAAGCTGCCTCAGACAATACCAATATGCTTCAGATAGTATTTGTAGCACTGATTATTGGCATCGGTCTGATGAGAATTCCGGAGGATAAGTCAAAAATACTGGTCGACTTTTTCGACTCACTGAATGATGTGATTATCAAGATTGTGGAGATGATCATGAAGATTGCTCCTTTCGGTGTCTTCGCACTGATAGCATCGGTGATTGTCGATCTGGGTGGGGAAGACCTTCGCCGCACGGCCGAACTGCTGCAGGCATTGCTGATGTACGGACTGGTCGTAGTGGCCGGGTTGATACTTCATGTCCTCATTGTATACACCACTCTTTTCAAGATGTTCAGCAATATGTCATTGCTGAACTTTCTGAAGGGAATTCGTCCTGCTCAGCTTCTTGGCTTCAGTACCAGCTCCAGTCTGGCAACCCTGCCGTTAACCATGGAACGGGTTGAGAAAAAACTCGGTGTACATGAAGAAGTGGCCAGTTTTGTTCTGCCGGTAGGGGCCACAATCAATATGGATGGAACCAGCTTGTATCAGGCCGTTGCCGCCGTTTTTATTGCCCAGGCTGTTGGAATAGATCTGACCGTTTCACAGCAGCTCATCATTGTAATTACTGCCACGCTGGCATCCATCGGTACAGCCGGTGTTCCCGGTGCCGGAATTATTATGCTTGTTATCGTTCTTCAGGCAGTTGAAGTTCCCGTTGAAGGAATAGCGTTGATTCTGGGGGTCGACAGAATTCTGGATATGATCCGCACTGCGGTGAACATTACAGGCGATGCCGCTGTTTCAGTAGCTGTCGCCAGCACAGAGGGCCGGCTTGGTGAAGGACATTTTGATGATTGA
- the speE gene encoding polyamine aminopropyltransferase, with product MQFNEYYHGRTGLTVGVKKVLFSESTPYQKVEVFETDTWGNMMTIDGMVMLSEKDEFVYHEMLVHVAMFSHPDPKRVLIIGGGDGGSAREVLRHPGVEQVDMVEIDEAVVRAARQFLPDVGDFDNPRLKVYYEDGITFVNNISDPYDVIIIDGSDPVGPAIDLFSDSFYKSCYRALGPDGVLTSQTESPWVASYHSGIRKLFHSLDSIFELSAMYLAFIPLYPSGMWSLAFASKGIHPHDPEVLDRVARGTTAMNSSLRYYNPDIHKGAFALPGFVKDILR from the coding sequence ATGCAGTTCAATGAATATTACCATGGCCGGACCGGGCTGACCGTAGGCGTAAAAAAAGTTCTTTTCTCAGAATCGACACCGTATCAGAAAGTGGAGGTGTTTGAAACGGACACATGGGGAAACATGATGACCATTGACGGGATGGTCATGCTTTCCGAGAAAGATGAGTTCGTCTATCATGAAATGCTGGTTCATGTTGCGATGTTTTCGCATCCGGATCCGAAAAGAGTGCTGATCATCGGCGGCGGTGACGGCGGGTCGGCCAGAGAGGTGCTTCGACACCCGGGAGTAGAGCAGGTGGATATGGTAGAAATTGATGAGGCCGTTGTCCGTGCAGCCCGGCAGTTTCTGCCCGATGTGGGTGATTTTGACAATCCCCGGCTTAAGGTTTATTACGAAGACGGGATTACTTTTGTGAACAATATTTCTGACCCATATGATGTAATTATCATCGACGGATCCGATCCGGTGGGGCCTGCGATCGACCTTTTCAGTGATTCTTTCTACAAAAGCTGCTACCGGGCTCTTGGTCCCGACGGGGTGCTGACGTCTCAAACCGAAAGTCCATGGGTCGCATCATACCATAGCGGCATTCGCAAGTTATTCCATTCGCTGGACAGCATTTTTGAGTTGTCAGCCATGTACCTTGCGTTTATCCCCCTTTATCCGTCCGGGATGTGGTCACTCGCATTCGCCTCAAAGGGCATTCATCCACACGACCCTGAAGTACTGGACCGGGTGGCACGGGGTACCACGGCGATGAATTCTTCGTTACGCTATTATAATCCGGACATCCATAAAGGTGCATTTGCACTGCCCGGATTTGTCAAGGATATTTTGCGCTGA